The Vibrio rhizosphaerae genome includes a region encoding these proteins:
- a CDS encoding LysE family translocator, with the protein MAFSAWLSLFTICLLGAMSPGPSLAMVTKHTLAGGRLNGIATAWAHALGIGAYAFLTVIGLSIVLQQAQWLFQAISLLGAVYLAYLGWKALRSRGGVATSVETGIRVSVWQSAKEGLMISMLNPKIALFFTALFSQFITLSHDALSRAIVVMTPLFVDGLWYTLLALLFSSAAVLTRLKRQAVLIDRISGVVLIALACRIMINI; encoded by the coding sequence ATGGCATTTTCTGCATGGTTATCACTATTTACTATCTGCCTGTTAGGTGCGATGTCTCCGGGGCCGAGTCTGGCGATGGTGACCAAACATACACTTGCCGGAGGGCGGCTGAATGGGATTGCCACCGCTTGGGCCCATGCTTTGGGGATCGGTGCATATGCATTTCTGACGGTGATTGGGCTCTCGATTGTGTTGCAACAGGCGCAGTGGCTGTTTCAGGCAATTAGTTTGCTCGGGGCTGTTTATCTGGCTTATCTGGGCTGGAAGGCGTTGCGTTCCCGGGGCGGTGTGGCCACAAGTGTGGAGACCGGTATCCGTGTTTCGGTATGGCAATCGGCCAAAGAAGGGCTGATGATTTCGATGCTGAATCCGAAAATTGCCTTATTTTTTACCGCATTATTTAGCCAGTTTATCACGCTGAGTCATGATGCGCTGAGCCGGGCCATTGTGGTGATGACGCCGCTGTTCGTGGATGGATTATGGTACACCTTGCTGGCGTTACTGTTTTCCAGTGCGGCGGTATTGACTCGTTTAAAGCGTCAAGCCGTGCTGATCGATCGGATTTCTGGTGTGGTTTTGATCGCATTGGCTTGCCGGATTATGATAAATATTTGA
- a CDS encoding MATE family efflux transporter, translating to MTTVLTHKDYLKIAIPFIVSTVTQPLLGAVDTAVIGQLGSAALIGGVAVGTVIMNTLYWLFGFFRVSTTGQSAIALGQNSESAKASSLLHPFVMAAVVGVIFILGQSLIWRGAEWIIQPEPEVAVQTREYFFILIWGAPFVLLNYTLIGWLMGQAKVKETLLTQIFGNVLNIVLDILFVVGLNMGVAGVAIATLMAQMTTFVIGIYLVRRAAGFSFAPYLGLAKMGRQELKTIVSANTDLMLRTVCLLAMFNCMARFGSALGAETLAANSIMMQMTFLMSYMFEGVANASSVFSGKSVGEKSPGLFARMLKVNFQWTSGLIALLTLVMVFSHQQQVRLFTQIPDVIQQYHQVSGWLIAFPLVAGFGLTVYGIFTGSGTTRPVRNATFMALTVFLLAIYLTMDVWGNQGLWLAFTLFYIGRFAFLYPSIGQVRQRCVAD from the coding sequence ATGACCACCGTTCTGACTCATAAAGATTATTTAAAAATTGCTATTCCTTTTATCGTATCGACGGTCACTCAGCCGTTGCTGGGTGCGGTGGATACCGCTGTGATCGGTCAGCTTGGTTCGGCAGCGCTGATTGGTGGTGTTGCGGTCGGCACCGTGATCATGAATACCCTGTATTGGTTGTTCGGATTTTTCCGCGTGAGTACCACGGGGCAGAGTGCCATTGCTTTAGGCCAAAACAGTGAGTCAGCGAAGGCAAGTAGTTTGCTGCATCCTTTTGTCATGGCTGCGGTGGTTGGCGTTATTTTTATTCTGGGTCAGAGTCTGATTTGGCGCGGTGCTGAGTGGATTATTCAGCCGGAGCCGGAGGTCGCGGTGCAGACCCGGGAATACTTCTTCATCCTGATTTGGGGGGCGCCATTCGTATTACTCAACTATACCCTGATTGGCTGGCTGATGGGGCAGGCAAAAGTCAAAGAGACGTTGCTGACTCAGATTTTCGGTAATGTACTGAATATCGTGTTAGATATTTTGTTTGTGGTCGGCTTGAATATGGGGGTGGCCGGAGTGGCGATCGCGACGTTGATGGCGCAGATGACTACGTTTGTGATTGGGATATATCTGGTGCGCCGGGCTGCGGGGTTCTCATTTGCGCCTTATCTGGGGTTAGCGAAAATGGGGCGTCAGGAACTCAAAACAATTGTCTCGGCCAATACCGATCTGATGTTGCGCACTGTGTGCCTGCTGGCGATGTTTAACTGCATGGCGCGATTTGGTTCAGCGCTGGGGGCGGAGACGCTGGCAGCCAATTCTATTATGATGCAAATGACCTTTCTGATGAGCTACATGTTTGAAGGGGTGGCCAATGCATCGAGCGTGTTCAGTGGCAAATCGGTGGGTGAGAAATCACCGGGCCTGTTTGCCCGGATGTTAAAGGTGAATTTTCAGTGGACCAGTGGGCTGATTGCATTACTCACCTTGGTGATGGTGTTTAGCCATCAGCAGCAGGTGCGGCTGTTTACCCAGATCCCTGACGTGATTCAACAGTATCATCAGGTCAGTGGCTGGTTGATTGCTTTTCCGCTGGTGGCTGGATTCGGCCTGACGGTTTACGGGATTTTTACCGGTAGCGGTACCACCCGTCCGGTCAGAAATGCCACATTTATGGCATTGACGGTATTTCTGCTGGCGATTTATCTCACTATGGATGTGTGGGGAAATCAGGGGCTCTGGCTGGCGTTTACGCTGTTTTATATCGGGCGTTTTGCCTTTCTTTATCCGTCTATCGGTCAGGTGCGTCAGCGTTGTGTGGCTGATTGA